One window from the genome of Kluyveromyces marxianus DMKU3-1042 DNA, complete genome, chromosome 3 encodes:
- the PIH1 gene encoding Pih1p — MTFLLRPVSGHSGANANNVMKIEPSPCFVVKSKILQPNKTSLKKDAKIFINICHNEEIPLPEIDFNPSIVYPLIVNNQWEVPIVTSSIREDSDKKGNLCYVVDCCINTKCVSWIQQDLQLREIVIEWCLESCELREQIEISRDHISFPKLKKKGETIPPLEILKDDLKEDYRETIDEMVKRESKDPISIIEMKRDLIAEEEEGIESDTGLPPLIPVDKVTQHKPLIEEIEDLSLHEVKKPKIISQSEQLKYEVTMGKTNGSSEFFLRVEVTSKIDSSLDYEVKYDPKTNTLLIKNTNTKVYSEKKLEIPLPNVFSDAPKLKCFFVKPERKLVLFL; from the coding sequence TTTTGTCGTGAAGTCAAAGATTCTACAACCTAACAAGACATCTTTAAAGAAAGATGCTAAAATATTCATTAACATCTGCCACAATGAAGAGATACCGTTGCCCGAGATTGATTTTAACCCAAGTATAGTTTATCCTCTAATAGTCAATAACCAATGGGAAGTACCTATTGTAACATCTTCAATTCGAGAAGATTCAGATAAGAAGGGCAATTTGTGTTATGTGGTTGACTGTTGTATCAATACCAAGTGTGTTTCATGGATACAACAAGACTTGCAGTTGAGAGAAATAGTTATAGAATGGTGTCTCGAGAGCTGTGAATTGCGTGAACAGATCGAAATATCCAGAGATCACATATCTTTCccaaaattgaagaagaaaggtgAGACTATCCCGCCACTTgagatattgaaagatGATTTGAAGGAGGACTATAGGGAAACCATCGATGAAATGGTTAAGAGGGAATCAAAAGATCctattagtattattgaGATGAAGAGGGATCTTattgcagaagaagaggagggTATAGAATCCGATACAGGATTACCCCCACTCATTCCAGTTGACAAAGTAACACAACACAAACCACTGatagaagaaatagaagatctttctcttcatGAGGtcaagaaaccaaaaattaTCTCTCAAAGCGAACAGCTAAAATATGAAGTTACAATGGGGAAGACTAATGGTAGTTCAGAATTCTTCTTGAGAGTTGAAGTGACTTCTAAAATTGATTCTAGTCTCGATTATGAAGTCAAGTATGATCCAAAAACGAATACCTTACTGAtcaaaaatacaaacacAAAGGTGTattcagaaaagaagcTTGAGATTCCTCTTCCGAATGTTTTTAGCGATGCTCCTAAATTGAAGTGCTTTTTCGTGAAACCAGAGCGTAAACTAGTACTATTTTTATAA